The Echeneis naucrates chromosome 8, fEcheNa1.1, whole genome shotgun sequence genome has a window encoding:
- the nme3 gene encoding nucleoside diphosphate kinase 3 isoform X1 — MGPRKRSSQDLHKLDDLVLKHARIGESGWTGLNERTFIAVKPDGVQRKLVGEIVRRFEKKGFKLVGLKLLQASEDLLREHYWDLRSKPFFSRLVTYMSSGPVVAMVWQGLDVVKTARKMLGETNPADSLPGTIRGDYCVEVGRNVIHGSDSVASAQKEISLWFCQNELQCWENSSSHWIYN, encoded by the exons ATGGGCCCGAGAAAAAGGTCAAGCCAAGATCTTCATAAACTTGACGATCTGGTGCTTAAACACGCTCGAATCGGAGAATCCG GATGGACTGGGCTGAACGAGCGCACCTTCATTGCTGTGAAACCTGATGGTGTGCAGCGGAAACTGGTGGGAGAAATTGTGCGTCGCTTTGAGAAGAAGGGGTTTAAGCTGGTGGGCCTCAAACTTTTGCAG GCATCTGAGGACCTTCTCAGGGAGCATTACTGGGACTTGAGGAGTAAACCTTTTTTCAGCAGATTGGTAACCTACATGAGCTCAGGACCAGTCGTTGCTATG GTGTGGCAGGGCTTGGATGTGGTTAAGACTGCACGTAAGATGTTGGGAGAGACCAACCCTGCAGACTCGCTGCCAGGAACCATCCGGGGAGATTACTGCGTGGAAGTAGGCAG GAATGTGATCCACGGCAGCGACTCTGTGGCAAGCGCACAGAAGGAAATCTCCCTGTGGTTTTGTCAGAATGAGCTGCAGTGTTGggagaacagcagcagccactggaTCTACAACTAG
- the nme3 gene encoding nucleoside diphosphate kinase 3 isoform X2, translated as MICLFLSIFAHIFQSGWTGLNERTFIAVKPDGVQRKLVGEIVRRFEKKGFKLVGLKLLQASEDLLREHYWDLRSKPFFSRLVTYMSSGPVVAMVWQGLDVVKTARKMLGETNPADSLPGTIRGDYCVEVGRNVIHGSDSVASAQKEISLWFCQNELQCWENSSSHWIYN; from the exons ATGATCTGCCTGTTTCTGTCCATATTCGCTCACATCTTTCAGTCAG GATGGACTGGGCTGAACGAGCGCACCTTCATTGCTGTGAAACCTGATGGTGTGCAGCGGAAACTGGTGGGAGAAATTGTGCGTCGCTTTGAGAAGAAGGGGTTTAAGCTGGTGGGCCTCAAACTTTTGCAG GCATCTGAGGACCTTCTCAGGGAGCATTACTGGGACTTGAGGAGTAAACCTTTTTTCAGCAGATTGGTAACCTACATGAGCTCAGGACCAGTCGTTGCTATG GTGTGGCAGGGCTTGGATGTGGTTAAGACTGCACGTAAGATGTTGGGAGAGACCAACCCTGCAGACTCGCTGCCAGGAACCATCCGGGGAGATTACTGCGTGGAAGTAGGCAG GAATGTGATCCACGGCAGCGACTCTGTGGCAAGCGCACAGAAGGAAATCTCCCTGTGGTTTTGTCAGAATGAGCTGCAGTGTTGggagaacagcagcagccactggaTCTACAACTAG
- the mrps34 gene encoding small ribosomal subunit protein mS34 isoform X2, with amino-acid sequence MVKKKQIRHIAEMARKIRAYRELKSRPRESQKYALDYDTMTRPLTGKKLPVLAWEDVRRESRLFSLLAGMRMFGVGRLFTRKSWIEDHTEPSYWQITKVKVDYTAENMDHGKAWGILTYKGKQESEVKEVDKVMYHDWRLIPKHMEQEFRDFEPLPEPPVRYVYYPPLLRAMLFAQHQKATGKLLTEEPMLPLKRDVRLNKDYFSRQEQEKQSKEATAV; translated from the exons AtggtgaagaaaaaacaaatccgTCACATAGCAGAGATGGCCCGGAAGATCCGAGCGTACCGGGAGCTCAAGTCCCGGCCACGGGAATCCCAGAAGTACGCCCTGGACTATGACACCATGACGCGGCCACTCACGGGGAAGAAGCTGCCGGTTCTTGCCTGGGAGGATGTCCGCAGGGAGAGCCGCCTCTTCTCCCTGCTGGCTGGCATGAGGATGTTCGGTGTGGGCCGCCTCTTCACCCGCAAGTCCTGGATAGAGGATCATACTGAGCCCAGCTACTGGCAGATCACCAAGGTCAAGGTCGACTACACAGCTGAG AACATGGATCATGGCAAAGCATGGGGGATCCTCACCTACAAAG GAAAACAAGAGAGTGAGGTCAAGGAGGTGGACAAGGTGATGTACCATGACTGGCGCCTGATTCCTAAGCACATGGAGCAGGAGTTCAGGGACTTTGAGCCACTCCCTGAGCCGCCTGTACGCTATGTGTACTACCCCCCCCTGCTTCGTGCCATGCTGTTTGCCCAGCACCAGAAAGCAACTGGCAAGTTACTGACAGAAGAGCCCATGTTACCTTTAAAGAGGGACGTCAGGCTCAACAAGGACTACTTCAGCAGGCAGGAACAAGAGAAGCAGAGCAAGGAAGCAACAGCGGTGTGA
- the mrps34 gene encoding small ribosomal subunit protein mS34 isoform X1 — translation MVKKKQIRHIAEMARKIRAYRELKSRPRESQKYALDYDTMTRPLTGKKLPVLAWEDVRRESRLFSLLAGMRMFGVGRLFTRKSWIEDHTEPSYWQITKVKVDYTAENMDHGKAWGILTYKGMTFGLAGKQESEVKEVDKVMYHDWRLIPKHMEQEFRDFEPLPEPPVRYVYYPPLLRAMLFAQHQKATGKLLTEEPMLPLKRDVRLNKDYFSRQEQEKQSKEATAV, via the exons AtggtgaagaaaaaacaaatccgTCACATAGCAGAGATGGCCCGGAAGATCCGAGCGTACCGGGAGCTCAAGTCCCGGCCACGGGAATCCCAGAAGTACGCCCTGGACTATGACACCATGACGCGGCCACTCACGGGGAAGAAGCTGCCGGTTCTTGCCTGGGAGGATGTCCGCAGGGAGAGCCGCCTCTTCTCCCTGCTGGCTGGCATGAGGATGTTCGGTGTGGGCCGCCTCTTCACCCGCAAGTCCTGGATAGAGGATCATACTGAGCCCAGCTACTGGCAGATCACCAAGGTCAAGGTCGACTACACAGCTGAG AACATGGATCATGGCAAAGCATGGGGGATCCTCACCTACAAAGGTATGAC ttttggcttgGCAGGAAAACAAGAGAGTGAGGTCAAGGAGGTGGACAAGGTGATGTACCATGACTGGCGCCTGATTCCTAAGCACATGGAGCAGGAGTTCAGGGACTTTGAGCCACTCCCTGAGCCGCCTGTACGCTATGTGTACTACCCCCCCCTGCTTCGTGCCATGCTGTTTGCCCAGCACCAGAAAGCAACTGGCAAGTTACTGACAGAAGAGCCCATGTTACCTTTAAAGAGGGACGTCAGGCTCAACAAGGACTACTTCAGCAGGCAGGAACAAGAGAAGCAGAGCAAGGAAGCAACAGCGGTGTGA
- the spsb3a gene encoding SPRY domain-containing SOCS box protein 3a isoform X2: MVPPVPSAVPVTGESYCGCDSQAETSYNPRLRGFHQVKDCHCGEDDQEFDWAWDTNSRSTATLLSCDNRKVNFHSEYSCGTAAIRGSKELAEGQHFWEIKMTSPVYGTDMMVGIGTSDVNLDKYRHTFCSLLGKDADSWGLSYTGLLHHKGDKMNFSSRFGQGSIIGVHLDTWHGTLTFFKNRKCIGVAATELQNKRFYPMACSTAAKSSMKVIRSCSAPTSLLYLCCARLRQLLPDCIDTLDVLPLPPGLRQLLHNKLGWVLSLNSGTTEESVDGPEHPSPLPVPPLAGPSSSESDSEGCTSDPEACQRKRCRWT, translated from the exons ATGGTCCCTCCTGTCCCCAGCGCAGTGCCTGTCACTGGAGAGTCCTACTGTGGCTGTGATTCTCAGGCTGAGACCAGTTACAACCCTCGTCTACGAGGTTTTCACCAAGTCAAAGACTGCCACTGTGGAGAGGATGACCAAG AATTTGACTGGGCGTGGGATACCAACAGCCGCTCAACAGCAACGTTACTGAGCTGTGACAACCGTAAAGTGAACTTCCACTCCGAATACAGTTGTGGTACAGCAGCAATCCGTGGCTCCAAAGAATTGGCTGAAGGGCAGCACTTCTGGGAAATCAAGATGACATCCCCAGTGTATGGAACAGACATG atGGTTGGTATTGGTACTTCTGATGTCAATCtagacaaatacagacacacattctgCAGCCTGTTAGGAAAAGATGCAGACAGCTGGGGTCTTTCCTACACTG gctTGTTGCATCATAAAGGAGACAAGATGAACTTTTCTTCTCGGTTCGGACAGGGGTCCATCATTGGAGTCCATTTGGACACCTGGCATGGCACACTGACTTTCTTCAAGAATCGAAAGTGTATAG GTGTTGCTGCCACAGAGCTTCAAAATAAGAGATTTTATCCAATGGCGTGCTCCACAGCGGCAAAGAGCAGCATGAAGGTGATTAGATCCTGCTCTGCGCCCACTTCCTTGTTGTACCTTTGCTGTGCTCGCCTTCGCCAGCTGCTGCCAGACTGTATAGACACCCTGGACGTGTTGCCACTGCCGCCAGGACTTCGTCAGTTGCTCCACAACAAACTGGGTTGGGTGCTCAGTCTCAACAGTGGCACCACAGAAGAAAGTGTAGATGGGCCCGAGCACCCTTCACCATTGCCTGTCCCTCCCTTGGCTGGACCATCCTCTTCTGAGAGTGACTCGGAAGGTTGCACGTCTGACCCTGAGGCCTGTCAGAGAAAAAGATGCCGCTGGACATGA
- the spsb3a gene encoding SPRY domain-containing SOCS box protein 3a isoform X1, giving the protein MSRRSRNSRAWRYVWGGIRQDADARGLVLASESEEWSYDRLEYSDSDSEADFSAVMVPPVPSAVPVTGESYCGCDSQAETSYNPRLRGFHQVKDCHCGEDDQEFDWAWDTNSRSTATLLSCDNRKVNFHSEYSCGTAAIRGSKELAEGQHFWEIKMTSPVYGTDMMVGIGTSDVNLDKYRHTFCSLLGKDADSWGLSYTGLLHHKGDKMNFSSRFGQGSIIGVHLDTWHGTLTFFKNRKCIGVAATELQNKRFYPMACSTAAKSSMKVIRSCSAPTSLLYLCCARLRQLLPDCIDTLDVLPLPPGLRQLLHNKLGWVLSLNSGTTEESVDGPEHPSPLPVPPLAGPSSSESDSEGCTSDPEACQRKRCRWT; this is encoded by the exons ATGTCCAGACGGAGCAGGAACAGTCGTGCTTGGAGATATGTCTGGGGGGGAATAAGACAGGATGCTGATGCTCGGGGCCTTGTGTTGGCCTCTGAAAGTGAGGAATGGAGCTATGATCGATTAGAG TACAGTGATTCAGATTCTGAGGCGGACTTTTCAGCAGTGATGGTCCCTCCTGTCCCCAGCGCAGTGCCTGTCACTGGAGAGTCCTACTGTGGCTGTGATTCTCAGGCTGAGACCAGTTACAACCCTCGTCTACGAGGTTTTCACCAAGTCAAAGACTGCCACTGTGGAGAGGATGACCAAG AATTTGACTGGGCGTGGGATACCAACAGCCGCTCAACAGCAACGTTACTGAGCTGTGACAACCGTAAAGTGAACTTCCACTCCGAATACAGTTGTGGTACAGCAGCAATCCGTGGCTCCAAAGAATTGGCTGAAGGGCAGCACTTCTGGGAAATCAAGATGACATCCCCAGTGTATGGAACAGACATG atGGTTGGTATTGGTACTTCTGATGTCAATCtagacaaatacagacacacattctgCAGCCTGTTAGGAAAAGATGCAGACAGCTGGGGTCTTTCCTACACTG gctTGTTGCATCATAAAGGAGACAAGATGAACTTTTCTTCTCGGTTCGGACAGGGGTCCATCATTGGAGTCCATTTGGACACCTGGCATGGCACACTGACTTTCTTCAAGAATCGAAAGTGTATAG GTGTTGCTGCCACAGAGCTTCAAAATAAGAGATTTTATCCAATGGCGTGCTCCACAGCGGCAAAGAGCAGCATGAAGGTGATTAGATCCTGCTCTGCGCCCACTTCCTTGTTGTACCTTTGCTGTGCTCGCCTTCGCCAGCTGCTGCCAGACTGTATAGACACCCTGGACGTGTTGCCACTGCCGCCAGGACTTCGTCAGTTGCTCCACAACAAACTGGGTTGGGTGCTCAGTCTCAACAGTGGCACCACAGAAGAAAGTGTAGATGGGCCCGAGCACCCTTCACCATTGCCTGTCCCTCCCTTGGCTGGACCATCCTCTTCTGAGAGTGACTCGGAAGGTTGCACGTCTGACCCTGAGGCCTGTCAGAGAAAAAGATGCCGCTGGACATGA
- the LOC115047868 gene encoding tubulin alpha-1B chain-like gives MLSNKTIGGGDDSFNTFFSETGAGKHVPRAVLVDLEPTVIDEVRTGTYRQLFHPEQLINGKEDAANNYARGHYTIGKEIIDLVLDRIRKLADQCTGLQGFLVFHSFGGGTGSGFTSLLMERLSVDYGKKSKLEFSIYPAPQVSTAVVEPYNSILTTHSTLEHSDCAFMVDNEAIYDICRRNLDIERPTYTNLNRLMSQIVSSITASLRFDGALNVDLTEFQTNLVPYPRIHFPLATYAPVISAEKAYHEQLTVAEITNACFEPSNQMVKCDPRHGKYMACCLLYRGDVVPKDVNAAIASIKTKRTIQFVDWCPTGFKVGINYQPPTVVPGGDLAKVQRALCMLSNTTAIAEAWARLDHKFDLMYAKRAFVHWYVGEGMEEGEFSEAREDMAALEKDYEEVGHESVEGEGEDEGEY, from the exons ATGCTCAGTAACAAGACCATTGGAGGAGGGGATGATTCcttcaacacatttttcagtgaGACTGGAGCTGGAAAGCATGTTCCCAGGGCTGTTTTAGTGGATCTGGAGCCCACTGTTATTG ATGAGGTACGCACTGGGACCTACCGGCAGTTGTTTCACCCTGAGCAGCTGATCAATGGTAAAGAGGATGCTGCCAACAACTATGCCCGTGGACACTACACCATCGGCAAAGAGATAATTGACCTGGTGCTAGACAGGATCCGTAAACTG GCTGACCAGTGCACTGGTCTTCAGGGATTCCTGGTTTTCCACAGCTTTGGAGGTGGTACTGGCTCTGGTTTCACCTCCTTGCTGATGGAGCGTTTGTCTGTCGACTATGGCAAGAAGTCCAAGCTGGAATTTTCCATCTACCCAGCTCCCCAGGTGTCCACTGCTGTGGTGGAGCCTTACAACTCCATCCTGACCACACACTCCACCCTAGAGCACTCTGACTGTGCTTTTATGGTGGATAATGAGGCCATCTATGATATCTGTCGCAGGAACCTGGACATTGAGCGTCCTACTTACACCAACCTGAACAGACTCATGAGTCAGATTGTATCCTCCATTACTGCTTCCCTGCGTTTTGATGGTGCCCTTAATGTTGATCTCACAGAGTTTCAGACTAACTTGGTGCCGTATCCCCGTATCCATTTCCCTCTGGCTACCTATGCCCCTGTTATTTCAGCTGAGAAGGCATACCACGAGCAGCTAACAGTTGCAGAAATTACCAATGCCTGCTTTGAGCCATCCAATCAGATGGTTAAATGTGACCCTCGCCATGGCAAATACATGGCCTGCTGCCTTTTGTACCGTGGTGATGTGGTTCCCAAAGATGTCAATGCTGCCATTGCAAGCATTAAGACCAAGCGCACTATTCAGTTTGTGGACTGGTGCCCAACTGGTTTCAAGGTTGGCATCAATTACCAGCCACCCACTGTAGTTCCCGGTGGAGACCTGGCCAAGGTGCAAAGGGCTCTGTGCATGCTGAGCAACACCACAGCTATTGCAGAGGCCTGGGCTCGGCTGGACCAcaagtttgatttgatgtatGCTAAGCGTGCCTTTGTCCACTGGTATGTAGGTGAAGGTATGGAGGAGGGCGAGTTCTCTGAGGCCAGAGAGGACATGGCAGCTCTTGAGAAGGATTATGAGGAGGTGGGACATGAGTCTGTTGAAGGTGAGGGGGAGGACGAGGGGGAGTATTAG